A window of Babesia microti strain RI chromosome III, complete genome contains these coding sequences:
- a CDS encoding GTPase Der (overlaps_old_locusTagID:BBM_III02850) translates to MIRSQHLVKSIINYILHRRNIATFKIESVTCVDPLHQGLSVPLIGRSNVGKSSLYNALLRKSSSKYVSSDLSIVSSIRNTTRDLNHSIVDFYGKKCVLFDTGGLGFDDQNGLMTSIWDRVKNLISKSHVVLLVLDGQEGVTPLDFEIAQFVAKWTKQDINNNVPKTVIPVINKITDDDSDWDCIGESYELGLGEPIKVCSITLKGIEELKLTISNHLKSCGDDLFTSMNVLYNKGVDFNTFLIERKKRVKFTYEKTLFSLQDATIRATQPIEIVPKVTEPWFRCMNRIFGENWSYELNLPHHTITTTNTNTDNNEFDSTQSDFKLDNNSNTRISSHESTEKINATECNDIEEEYFKHKKHQHIPPVIRVSVVGSRGTGKSSLINAISNTNIRMIGEKFTTTDSGNVLLRVAIKFLTKDATEVDEFVELIDTAPFNLSSQLGRESTLKSVKLICASHICILCLNKSLPTRKEMKLARNIMKLGKSLIISVTHSDEFTKLYERTKLKDEIQLKLKDIPVLFTSSNGLNCQRLLKKIIVTFLECCKRVPNHLLNEWLRAFVARWPPPWRHGSKCNIKYIAQTRTLPPTFVLWSNVFGSIPHSYLQQMKNSLKAQFNMSSSTIKFVLRTTVMPKPGKKLSKRDVLRWKRLGPAQESAVSNLTRRYRVKKLPS, encoded by the exons ATGATTAGATCGCAACATTTGgttaaatcaattatcaattatattctGCATAGACGGAACATAGCCACGTTTAAGATAGAATCTGTCACATGTGTTGAT CCTTTGCACCAAGGTTTATCAGTACCATTGATTGGCAGATCAAATGTCGGCAAATCATCACTTTATAATGCTTTACTGCGCAAAAGCTCATCTAAATACGTTTCAAGTGATCTTTCCATAGTTTCAAGCATTAGAAACACTACAAG GGATTTGAATCACTCAATAGTTGACTTCTACGGGAAGAAATGCGTACTCTTCGACACTGGAGGGTTGGGGTTCGATGATCAGAATGGGCTTATGACTAGTATATGGGATAGagttaaaaatttgatttcaaAATCACATGTAGTACTGTTGGTTTTGGATGGACAAGAGGGGGTTACGCCCTTGGATTTTGAAATTGCACAATTTGTCGCCAAATGGACCAAACAggatattaataataatgtacCAAAGACTGTAATACCagttataaataaaataacagATGATGATAGTGATTGGGATTGCATAGGCGAATCGTATGAATTAGGTCTGGGTGAACCAATTAAAGTTTGCAGCATAACTTTAAAG GGCATTGAAGAACTAAAACTTACAATTTCTAATCATTTAAAAAGTTGCGGTGATGATCTGTTCACTTCAATGAACGTGCTTTACAATAAGGGGGTTGATTTCAACACTTTCCTTATTGAACGGAAGAAACgtgttaaatttacatacGAAAAGACTCTATTTAGT TTACAAGATGCCACTATACGTGCAACACAACCCATTGAAATAGTACCAAAAGTCACTGAGCCCTGGTTTAGGTGCATGAACAGAATTTTTGGGGAAAACTGGAGCTATGAGCTCAATTTACCTCATCACACAATCACTACAACTAATACCAATACAgataataatgaatttgattcaACGCAATCCGATTTTAAATTAGACAACAATTCCAACACCAGGATTTCTAGTCATGAATCTACCGAGAAAATAAATGCTACCGAGTGTAATGATATTGAGGAGGAATATTTCAAGCACAAAAAACACCag CACATCCCACCAGTGATTAGAGTTTCTGTTGTAGGCTCTAGAGGCACTGGTAAATCTTCCCTAATTAACGCAATATCTAACACCAATATCAGAATGATAGGTGAAAAATTTACCACCACAGACTCTGGGAATGTTTTGTTACGTGTAGCAATCAAGTTTCTTACTAAAGATGCAACAGAAGTTGACGAATTCGTGGAATTAATAGACACCGCTCCtttcaatttatcatcCCAGCTAGGGAGGGAATCCACGCTTAAGagtgtaaaattaatttgcgCCTCTCACATTTGCATACTATGTCTTAACAAAAGTTTACCAACTAGGAAGGAGATGAAACTGGCCAGGaatataatgaaattgGGCAAATCGCTAATTATTTCAGTGACACATTCGGATGAGTTTACAAAATTGTATGAGAGAACTAAACTTAAGGATGAAATTCAATTAAAG CTAAAAGACATCCCTGTGCTATTTACCAGTAGTAACGGATTGAACTGCCAAAGGCTGTTAAAGAAAATAATAGTGACGTTCCTTGAATGCTGCAAAAGGGTACCTAATCACCTATTGAATGAGTGGCTCAGGGCTTTTGTTGCTAGATGGCCTCCACCTTGGCGTCACGGATCTAAATGCAACATAAAGTACATTGCACAAACACGAACACTTCCACCCACATTTGTTTTATGGTCTAATGTATTCGGTAGCATCCCTCACAGCTATTTGCAACAGATGAAGAACTCCCTCAAGGCACAATTCAACATGTCATCTTCAACGATTAAATTTGTTCTGAGAACAACTGTTATGCCTAAACCTGGGAAGAAGCTATCAAAGAGGGATGTACTAAGGTGGAAGAGATTAGGCCCGGCTCAGGAATCAGCTGTTAGCAATCTTACTAGGAGATACAGAGTCAAGAAGCTACCATCCTAA
- a CDS encoding conserved Plasmodium protein, unknown function (overlaps_old_locusTagID:BBM_III02855), translated as MWFGFITLAALTHLVTPFKHTSYLKIINSISCPNDVSFCHKLYSRTEESNSICDDSTTNENVHSVDKLSPEFQRLLIGLIVYKCKHGNYNVPRRFVFGTDVDSRIVKYRLGQIYNYTIDELTLLSEEPNKLNDSERPQGAIPLYELKDAYKYFRLIHLDVSKIVKIKKESELKMHKHLIKPSYGKRSKAPRTPKIDNLSTDPNMVYDEFLKNYYDTHILDKARETAKEAEKVLLQYIIDDHYRKNYKPVQPLPPPSDNPQIQQNVIKSIVEELLQAYQETDAYSEQLRAGITPLSCLIPSSTRRDREGGFHHEFFHWTFEDFVGALVHFNNLYNTYNLEKYKESKIEGTEFIPLTFNRLERGYEVEENDFWPEKWHKMPLGHFIHSIRDGDIDAKDHWLRRPVLDRIRFNWGDGLRHLSFTWELLMKGIYWMLNVRGDSAITPGLVLPNDALVVRFGLPEEIQGLKIGYMFDLALQQSQVLFEYYPERYNFLQHSSFQHIPQRGVILGYRPEPHYRYNPDINGLQLSNTGKLFLGDHTTLDNFEKDKNTPNPPNNN; from the exons ATGTGGTTTGGGTTCATAACCCTAGCGGCACTAACACACCTGGTCACGCCATTTAAACACACCAGTTAtcttaaaattataaattcaattagTTGCCCAAATGATGTGTCATTTTGTCACAAATTATACTCGAGAACTGAGGAAAGCAATTCAATATGTGATGATTCTACTACTAATGAAAATGTTCATTCAGTAGATAAATTATCCCCCGAATTTCAGAGATTACTTATAGGGCTAATTGTTTATAAG TGCAAACATGGAAACTATAACGTGCCAAGGAGATTTGTCTTTGGTACAGATGTCGATAGTAGAATTGTCAAATATCGTTTGGGccaaatatacaattatacaattgatgAACTCACGCTGTTAAGCGAGGAACCGAATAAATTAAACGATTCTGAACGGCCACAAGGGGCTATTCCCCTGTACGAACTAAAGGATGCCTACAAATATTTTCGTTTAATCCACCTAGATGTATCgaaaattgtcaaaatcaAGAAGGAATCAG AACTAAAAATGCATAAACACCTAATTAAGCCCAGTTATGGCAAGAGATCTAAGGCCCCTAGAACTCCGAAGATTGACAACTTATCAACCGATCCGAACATGGTTTATGATGAGTTTctgaaaaattattacGACACGCATATACTGGATAAGGCTAGGGAGACGGCGAAGGAAGCGGAAAAGGTGTTATTGCAATACATAATTGATGATCATTATAGAAAGAATTACAAG CCAGTGCAGCCCCTACCTCCCCCATCCGATAATCCACAAATACAACAAAATGTCATCAAATCTATAGTAGAAGAATTACTGCAAGCGTACCAGGAAACTGATGCTTATTCTGAACAATTAAGAGCCGGGATAACCCCCCTATCATGTCTAATACCATCCAGTACTAGACGGGATAGGGAGGGTGGATTTCATCATGAGTTTTTTCATTGGACATTTGAAGATTTCGTAGGAGCACTAGTAcattttaat aatttgtacaatacGTACAACCTAGAAAAATACAAGGAATCAAAAATAGAAGGCACAGAATTTATCCCTTTAACTTTCAACCGGTTAGAAAGAGGATACGAGGTGGAAGAGAATGATTTTTGGCCTGAGAAATGGCACAAAATGCCGTTGGGTCACTTTATCCACTCCATTAGAGATGGAGATATTGATGCAAAAGATCACTGGTTAAGGAGGCCCGTTTTGGATCGGATCAGGTTCAATTGGGGAGATGGATTGAGGCATCTTAGTTTCACATGGGAATTGTTGATGAAGGGTATATATTg GATGTTAAATGTTAGGGGAGATTCAGCGATAACACCAGGCCTAGTTCTACCCAATGATGCTTTGGTTGTCAGATTCGGATTGCCTGAAGAGATCCAG GGTTTGAAGATTGGATATATGTTTGATTTAGCCCTTCAACAATCGCAAGTTTTGTTTGAATATTATCCCGAACGCTATAATTTCCTCCAACACTCATCTTTCCAGCATATACCTCAAAGGGGTGTTATTTTGGGTTATCGCCCCGAACCTCACTATAGGTACAATCCTGATATCAATGGATTGCAACTTAGTAATACGGGGAAGCTCTTTCTGGGAGATCATACCACATTAgacaattttgaaaagGATAAAAATACGCCTAATCCACccaataacaattaa
- a CDS encoding hypothetical protein (overlaps_old_locusTagID:BBM_III02855;~overlaps_old_locusTagID:BBM_III02860;~overlaps_old_locusTagID:BBM_III02865) has translation MKPPDTSGFLSNYPVKTIKIRTNYDYTTEYISNVQYTRSLCSLPNSLVDVTQRNIVRSVGLASIITFATYFLKRFLLKTADSINIIGEELLTTFKIPSNKIELITRNKRRLLEYLVTKWSHKHPRFTISELEGFHSFIKQSFDPSPTIISTILQPLILETNDTTLLCYLMILHDSFVGNAKMYSAHLETIFEGDVQKTLHKFKVKMYEEFVTERLNEELAKHAALFPPAPPPITGDESKVAERKRKILSHLSTNSRFLLSLTDNEIEEAARKLAKCTWALDFYSAELTELKPFNGYTLLGLSEEEATEVKKSCIIAQSEKIKNEVMNPLQKQVDPHSPSFVPKFKIIEQCRLDQIRDLSSEIADWQNLLKDTIGRNRIQIPKESHDFYSLDNVPAFKGEIKGGKALKRNYLPPEHGEESLSYDELKDRMDEIDYLMYDKDFNPKFKFTSKEDIEKGMEEANKMLEPYRHMDPQEHLDMFIRNSNSEWKFTMAAINRINRRKQLQAINNTNTTYNQTTEKTNPNIADKMKVEYKLSKREILADALYFLSKLEHLKWCHSFAIHMPITALETVQQVDKDPDNPPPPSIKFVGPNFKLPKQWIKEYLSDTNSAANVFRNMLDDETKGMDEQTNKDIEYDDSPYVNDDPELLMKDMPLLAAINATGGQTGVTCKFPEPLDGQEVYESMQQFLPYRLYREKPSPQSACTNCGYTIFKLQFNDKSGQMAMPNEYTKFEKGEFICPVCGNKKFVTSYPTGRVGLSKEAQEAIDDAYVFPEDYQDTDAQ, from the exons ATGAAGCCGCCAGACACATCAGGCTTCCTATCTAATTATCCCGTCAAAACCATAAAAATAAGAACAAATTACGATTATACAACTGAATACATATCAAATGTACAATACACCCGTTCATTGTGTTCGTTGCCTAACAGCTTGGTTGATGTGACTCAACGTAATATCGTTAGATCAGTTGGTTTAGCTAGTATAATCACTTTCGCCACGTATTTTCTCAAAAGATTCTTGTTAAAAACGGCAGATTCTATTAAT ATTATTGGTGAGGAGCTACTAACCACGTTCAAAATACCATCAAACAAAATCGAACTAATAACCCGCAACAAACGTAGACTGTTGGAATACCTGGTAACTAAATGGTCACATAAACATCCTAGATTCACTATATCAGAGCTAGAAGGCTTCCATAGCTTTATAAAACAAAGTTTTGACCCGTCTCCTACTATA aTAAGCACAATACTACAGCCCTTGATATTGGAAACAAATGACACCACTTTATTATGCTATTTAATGATCCTACATGATTCTTTTGTGGGTAACGCCAAAATGTATTCGGCGCACCTTGAAACAATATTTGAAGGGGATGTACAAAAGACACTGCATAAATTTAAAGTCAAAATGTATGAAGAATTTGTTACTGAGAGGTTGAATGAGGAGCTAGCAAAACATGCTGCGTTGTTCCCACCTGCCCCTCCTCCCATTACAGGTGACGAATCCAAAGTGGCCGAGAGAAAACGAAAAATACTTTCCCATTTGTCGACAAATTCACGTTTCTTACTGAGCTTAACGGATAATGAAATAGAAGAGGCAGCTAGAAAACTTGCTAAATGTACTTGGGCTTTAGATTTTTATTCTGCAGAGTTAACAGAGCTGAAACCATTTAATGGATATACATTACTAGGGCTGAGTGAAGAGGAGGCGACGGAGGTTAAGAAATCCTGCATAATAGCTCAAAGTGAAAAGATTAAGAATGAAGTAATGAATCCACTGCAAAAACAGGTAGATCCACATAGTCCATCATTTGTCcctaaatttaaaattattgagcAGTGCCGCCTTGACCAGATCCGTGACTTGTCAAGCGAAATTGCTGATTGGCAGAATTTGTTAAAGGATACAATTGGTAGGAATAGAATTCAAATTCCGAAAGAATCGCACGATTTTTACAGCCTAGACAACGTTCCTGCCTTTAAAGGTGAAATAAAAGGGGGCAAAGCTTTGAAACGTAACTACTTGCCACCTGAACATGGTGAAGAATCATTGAGCTACGACGAATTGAAGGACAGGATGGATGAAATAGACTACTTGATGTACGACAAGGACTTTAATCCAAAATTCAAGTTTACTAGCAAGGAAGATATCGAGAAAGGGATGGAGGAGGCTAATAAAATGCTCGAACCATACAGACATATGGATCCACAAGAGCATTTGGACATGTTTATCAGGAATTCCAATTCTGAGTGGAAATTCACTATGGCTGCCATCAATCGCATAAACAGGAGAAAACAACTACAGGCCATTAACAATACAAATACCACATATAATCAAACTACCGAAAAAACTAATCCAAATATCGCAGATAAAATGAaagttgaatataaattgtcaaaaagGGAGATTTTGGCAGATGCTTTGTACTTTTTGAGCAAACTTGAACACCTAAAATGGTGTCACTCATTTGCAATACACATGCCAATCACGGCCTTGGAAACTGTTCAACAG GTGGATAAAGACCCTGATAACCCTCCTCCCCCCtctataaaatttgttggaCCTAATTTCAAACTACCAAAACAATGGATAAAAGAATACCTTAGCGATACCAACTCTGCGGCAAATGTATTTAGGAATATGCTTGATGATGAAACGAAGGGGATGGATGAACAAACTAACAAGGATATTGAATATGATGATTCCCCTTATGTGAACGATGATCCTGAATTACTGATGAAGGATATGCCACTACTCGCTGCAATTAATGCAACTGGCGGCCAAACTGGAGTAACTTGTAAATTTCCAGAGCCATTGGACGGGCAAGAAGTATATGAAAGTAtgcaacaatttttacCGTACAGGCTTTATAGGGAGAAGCCTAGCCCTCAGTCCGCATGTACAAACTGTGGTTACACAATTTTCAAGTTACAATTTAACGATAAATCAGGGCAAATGGCCATGCCAAATGAGTATACTAAGTTTGAAAAGGGAGAGTTTATCTGTCCTGTTTGCGGCAACAAAAAGTTTGTTACTAGTTATCCCACGGGGAGGGTGGGTCTATCTAAGGAAGCTCAGGAGGCCATTGATGATGCCTATGTTTTTCCCGAAGATTATCAAGACACTGATGCCCAgtaa
- a CDS encoding hypothetical protein (overlaps_old_locusTagID:BBM_III02870) produces MSNDELLPNINCIDKHGVLSYSVPDDLLISMIKWSSLFNVTLCGGYVFTDFTIRPLGDNKLDISLKCKNVIEENIESIIKSYKIIFPRDYSFPQWIKNTHSRVDQLITFKTVNINLSNDRFMDHFNVIPYMYFLGIDISINDPGKILSNVFWTIPSDCFIRHYFTRRIALTPHGDYTIKVFAQYFDEDEIRHVCSFRVPTRISVVEWFKRIVFLYSRTNSNLNIHNIDIDLGTDDFLEKFEIIPFNNELHIFFRNDALHNQLIGSVRWGNLFSKIFQRNDVISSIDLIPLGDNRIKIHFVHLRGTNRKSKGHTIQLPPDYEFPKWLAEDNKSFLKRVQSEVLFFDMSNDVLPKQFGVIHGFNTIELFIKQEFYDKTALHIVRWGNQMFFNLNIENIISKIILTASGDNRMDVGVLYMENKKSDQISRKLSTVIVDESKIPTWLKERIEFTEALLKSETKLYIDLSNDELNEELEIKLLNPSEVAITVSLAFMDCCTIKSVSWTDQLLFGCNDKYTIVKIIVEMVNCFYNVKIIYYNDANKIMQHERYFEDKNIPKWFLDLISQEQPLITD; encoded by the coding sequence ATGTCTAACGATGAGTTATTGCCAAATATCAATTGCATAGATAAACATGGAGTTTTGTCATATTCAGTACCAgatgatttattaataagCATGATAAAATGGAGCAGCTTATTCAATGTGACCCTATGTGGAGGGTACGTTTTTACGGACTTTACAATAAGACCTTTGggtgataataaattggatatttcattaaaatGCAAGAATGTTATTGAAGAAAATATAGAATCTATAATAAAATcctataaaattatttttccAAGAGATTATTCCTTTCCCCAATGGATTAAAAATACACACTCCCGAGTTGACCAATTAATTACGTTTAAGACtgtgaatataaatttgtcaaatgaCCGATTTATGGATCATTTTAACGTTATAccatatatgtattttcTAGGAATAGATATATCGATTAATGATCCTGGAAAGATATTATCCAATGTATTTTGGACTATCCCAAGCGATTGTTTTATTAGACATTACTTCACCAGACGTATAGCGTTAACTCCACATGGAGATTATACTATAAAAGTGTTTGCACAATACTTTGATGAGGATGAAATTAGACATGTTTGCTCATTTAGAGTTCCTACACGAATATCAGTTGTAGAATGGTTTAAAAGGATTGTTTTTTTGTATTCACGTACGAATTCCAACCtaaatattcataatattgatatagaCTTAGGAACtgatgattttttggaaaaatttgaaattatccCATTCAATAACGAACTACATATCTTCTTTAGAAACGATGCGTTGcacaatcaattaattggaTCTGTCAGATGGGGCAACTTATTtagtaaaatatttcaaagaAATGATGTTATATCAAGTATTGATTTAATTCCACTAGGGGATAATAGAATCAAGATACATTTTGTGCATTTACGTGGTACAAATAGGAAAAGTAAGGGTCACACTATACAATTACCACCTGATTACGAATTTCCGAAATGGTTAGCTGAGGAtaacaaatcatttttaaaaaggGTACAATCTGAagtgttattttttgatatgtCTAATGACGTGTTACCAAAACAATTTGGTGTTATACATGGatttaatacaattgaattgtttataaaaCAAGAGTTTTACGACAAAACAGCACTTCATATTGTTAGATGGGGGAATCAaatgttttttaatttgaatatagAGAATATTATAAGCAAAATCATACTAACTGCGTCGGGTGATAATAGGATGGACGTAGGAGTGCTTTATATGGAAAACAAGAAAAGTGATCAGATCTCTAGGAAATTGTCGACTGTAATAGTCGATGAATCTAAAATCCCCACATGGTTAAAAGAAAGAATTGAATTTACAGAGGCACTCTTAAAATCTGAAACGAAATTGTATATAGATCTCTCTAACGATGAACTGAATGAAGAGCTAGAgattaaattgttgaatcCTTCTGAGGTAGCAATTACTGTATCATTAGCATTCATGGATTGTTGTACAATAAAATCCGTTTCATGGACTGATCAACTTTTGTTCGGatgtaatgataaatatacGATCGTAAAGATAATTGTTGAGATGGTTAACTGTTTTTACAAcgtgaaaattatttactataaTGATGCTAATAAGATCATGCAACATGAACGCTACTTTGaggataaaaatattccaAAATGGTTTTTAGATCTTATTTCCCAAGAGCAACCCTTAATTACAGACTAA
- a CDS encoding hypothetical protein (overlaps_old_locusTagID:BBM_III02875) produces the protein MSTAIFLLYTLSLATSYECKLVLELDREPTNMIKIDYYMSKLYVFPSPNIPIGTLISEINWGDIFHFKINKNYLLAWIYLKPMGNNTLELGIKLLDISGNKFIETPHLLIFPEFYNFPQWLNLNSPQLINRIRKSIVDVNLDSLPANLDVVYTRDFVTFKTNGESSIGNFSWDNFIVANLINHNFSNIIKLTPVAYRKIKITAYNSLIPDSIYHVGTIIFPEEYIFPYWFEHVNGCFYKLITKQFKSLNVDVLSTIFSDEILVHMHLNMFHIYVKPEYITCAAIKSISLYNYKYNSISSFDGIDQIFLYKKINSIEITLALSEHNGKFIKLHSKLPYNGDIKPDWATELSKHATSSDELIALDIDLSSDHPLKEIKMTKNMNKYILEPKLEGHIVFIALSTSDTFYQIVKPPAQIKKIIITPLLCYRWKIKIEVNDPNSKTYTERWRFFQGENLVKFLTYANPKNS, from the coding sequence ATGAGTACAGCCATATTTCTACTATACACACTATCCTTAGCTACATCCTATGAATGCAAACTTGTGTTGGAACTCGATCGAGAACCCACAAACATGATTAAAATTGACTACTATATGTCAAAGTTATATGTTTTCCCGAGTCCCAATATACCAATTGGCACTCTCATCTCCGAAATTAATTGGGGAGACATTTTTCActttaaaataaacaaaaattacttGCTGGCATGGATTTACCTGAAACCAATGGGCAATAATACTTTGGAACTGGGAATTAAACTGCTAGACATTTCtggcaataaatttattgaaacCCCacatttgttaatttttccAGAATTTTATAACTTTCCTCAGTGGCTAAATCTAAATTCGCCCCAACTAATAAATAGAATTAGGAAATCCATTGTGGATGTGAACTTAGATTCTCTCCCAGCTAATCTAGATGTTGTTTATACCAGGGATTTTGTTACGTTTAAGACTAATGGTGAATCTTCGATAGGTAATTTTAGCTGggacaattttattgttgCGAATCTTATCAATCATAACTTTTCAAACATCATAAAACTCACCCCAGTAGCTTATAGGAAAATAAAGATAACAGCATACAATTCACTAATCCCAGATTCAATTTATCACGTAggtacaattatttttccCGAAGAATATATTTTCCCCTATTGGTTCGAACATGTGAATGGGTGCTTTTACAAGCTTATcaccaaacaatttaagAGTTTGAATGTTGATGTTCTATCGACAATATTTAGTGACGAAATACTAGTACATATGCATTTGAATATGTTTCATATTTACGTAAAACCGGAATACATTACATGCGCGGCGATCAAAAGCATCTCCCTTTACAATTACAAGTATAATTCCATAAGCAGTTTTGACGGGATCGACcagatatttttgtataagAAAATCAATAGCATTGAAATTACATTGGCATTATCAGAACACAACggcaaattcatcaaattacACTCCAAATTGCCATACAACGGTGATATTAAACCTGATTGGGCCACTGAATTATCAAAGCATGCCACATCATCTGACGAATTAATTGCATTGGATATCGATTTATCCTCTGATCACCCATTGAaagaaataaaaatgacaaaaaATATGAACAAATACATTTTAGAGCCAAAGCTTGAGGGTCACATAGTGTTCATAGCATTATCAACGTCAGACACCTTTTATCAAATAGTGAAGCCCCCAGCccaaattaaaaaaatcatcataACTCCCCTTCTGTGCTATCGCTGGAAGATTAAAATTGAGGTAAATGATCCGAATTCCAAGACCTATACTGAGAGATGGAGATTTTTCCAAGGTGAAAACCTCGTAAAATTCCTGACTTATGCCAACCCCAAGAATAGTTGA
- a CDS encoding Mitochondrial carrier protein (overlaps_old_locusTagID:BBM_III02880): MLSPGISAVCQALSASVAEFVTYPIALVRTREQAHLASPNVVFRYKGLFSTLNNLYRLEGLKALYRGVWSSALMASFSWGAVRYLYERLGCFTFSSKEFTDCMIRSIISSFITTSIVHPFWIARLSLQLESIQAKRAGWFISGNTAKWIYHTFSRHGAMGLFKGYSASFTSIPQITIQMTLYESLKGRKTPEGNSTLSFLNPYLPIIYGSLSRLCGSLCTYPVMVSRAQMQCQLSPYFQQGIIKNIVHTYKMQSISGLYVGFKCQIMRSLLYGLIFYTSYETLTKLALKRNALLKT; encoded by the coding sequence ATGCTATCCCCAGGTATCTCAGCTGTGTGCCAAGCGCTATCGGCTTCAGTCGCTGAATTTGTAACATATCCTATCGCATTAGTGAGAACTAGAGAACAAGCACACTTAGCTTCACCGAATGTTGTATTTAGGTACAAGGGCCTATTTTCCACcctaaacaatttgtacaGGTTGGAAGGACTGAAGGCACTCTACCGCGGTGTGTGGAGTAGCGCCTTGATGGCCTCTTTTTCTTGGGGTGCAGTTAGGTACCTATACGAACGTTTGGGTTGCTTCACTTTTTCATCCAAAGAATTTACAGACTGCATGATCAGGAGTATCATCTCATCTTTCATCACCACGTCCATAGTCCACCCTTTTTGGATCGCAAGACTGTCGCTACAGCTAGAATCAATTCAGGCCAAAAGGGCCGGCTGGTTTATCAGCGGGAACACCGCTAAATGGATCTACCACACCTTTTCTAGACACGGGGCTATGGGATTATTTAAAGGCTACTCAGCTTCGTTCACGTCGATTCCTCAGATAACAATACAAATGACATTGTATGAGTCACTAAAGGGGAGGAAAACACCGGAAGGTAACAGCACATTGAGTTTTTTAAACCCATATCTACCGATTATTTACGGGTCTTTATCCCGCCTATGTGGCAGTTTATGTACGTATCCCGTCATGGTTTCTCGAGCCCAAATGCAATGCCAACTGTCACCATATTTCCAACAGGGGATCATCAAAAACATCGTCCACACCTACAAAATGCAGAGTATTTCAGGCTTGTATGTGGGGTTTAAGTGCCAGATAATGAGATCATTGCTATACGGCCTGATCTTTTACACATCGTACGAGACGTTGACCAAACTTGCCCTAAAACGTAACGCTTTACTCAAAACCTGA